In Alloyangia pacifica, the following proteins share a genomic window:
- a CDS encoding YigZ family protein, translating to MRILENIISDRGSKYAVSGGPCTSEQEAKAFLKELKRNKKFAKATHNTWGLLTDEAPIKNDDGESGAGMVILRMLEREEVRNHIIVVTRWYGGKHLGGDRFRHVQDAVRTYLESME from the coding sequence ATGCGCATTCTCGAGAATATCATCAGCGACCGCGGCTCGAAATACGCGGTCTCGGGCGGGCCCTGCACCTCGGAGCAAGAGGCCAAGGCCTTTCTCAAGGAGCTCAAGCGCAACAAGAAATTCGCCAAGGCAACGCACAACACCTGGGGCCTGCTGACCGACGAGGCGCCGATCAAGAACGACGACGGCGAAAGCGGCGCGGGCATGGTGATCCTGCGGATGCTGGAGCGCGAGGAGGTCCGCAACCACATCATCGTGGTGACCCGCTGGTACGGCGGCAAGCACCTTGGCGGCGACCGCTTCCGCCACGTGCAGGACGCCGTACGCACCTATCTCGAGAGCATGGAATGA
- a CDS encoding bifunctional transcriptional activator/DNA repair enzyme AdaA: protein MLFALPDPDTLYRALLERDPSYDGRAFVCVASTGIFCRLTCPARKPLRANCTFHETVGECIAAGFRPCKRCHPLNPMAQSDPVIARLLDALEARPAFRWSEPDLVAMGLDPSTVRRAFKRQFGMTFLEMARQRRLREGFTALASGAPVIEAQLDAGFESASAFRAGFARALGVAPGALRADALLRADWIATPLGDMVSVCSKSHLHLLEFMDRKALPRELEKLRKGAGGEIGVGRFAPSDQIREELARFFAGESAQFDTPLALHGSEFTTAVWRALLEIPAGETRSYGALAQALGRPSATRAVAQANGANQIALVIPCHRVIGADGSLTGYGGGLWRKQRLLEIERGYLGR, encoded by the coding sequence ATGCTGTTTGCCCTTCCTGACCCCGACACGCTCTACCGGGCGCTGCTCGAGCGCGACCCGTCCTACGATGGCCGGGCCTTTGTCTGCGTCGCCTCGACCGGCATCTTCTGCCGGCTGACCTGCCCGGCGCGCAAACCGCTGCGCGCGAACTGCACCTTCCACGAGACCGTGGGGGAGTGCATCGCCGCCGGTTTCCGCCCGTGCAAGCGTTGCCATCCGCTGAACCCCATGGCCCAGAGCGACCCGGTGATCGCGCGGCTTCTGGACGCGCTCGAGGCGCGCCCCGCCTTCCGCTGGTCCGAGCCGGATCTCGTGGCGATGGGGCTCGATCCCTCGACCGTGCGGCGCGCCTTCAAGAGGCAGTTCGGCATGACTTTCCTCGAAATGGCCCGGCAGCGGCGGCTGCGCGAGGGATTCACCGCGCTGGCCTCGGGCGCGCCGGTGATCGAGGCGCAGCTCGATGCGGGCTTCGAGAGCGCCTCGGCCTTCCGCGCGGGATTTGCCCGGGCGCTCGGCGTGGCGCCGGGGGCCTTGAGAGCCGATGCACTCCTGCGGGCGGACTGGATCGCCACGCCGCTCGGCGACATGGTCTCGGTCTGCTCGAAGAGCCACCTGCACCTGCTGGAGTTCATGGACCGCAAGGCGCTGCCACGCGAGCTCGAGAAGCTGCGCAAGGGTGCGGGGGGCGAGATCGGGGTCGGACGGTTCGCACCGTCCGATCAGATCCGCGAGGAGCTGGCGCGCTTCTTCGCCGGGGAGAGCGCGCAGTTCGACACGCCGCTGGCGCTGCATGGCTCGGAGTTCACCACCGCGGTCTGGCGCGCCCTGCTCGAGATCCCGGCGGGCGAGACGCGCAGCTACGGCGCTCTGGCGCAGGCGCTGGGGCGGCCTTCGGCCACGCGGGCGGTGGCGCAGGCCAATGGTGCCAACCAGATCGCGCTGGTGATCCCCTGCCACCGGGTGATCGGTGCGGACGGCTCGCTCACCGGCTACGGCGGCGGGCTCTGGCGCAAGCAGCGGCTGCTGGAGATCGAGCGGGGGTACCTCGGGCGCTGA
- a CDS encoding rhodanese-like domain-containing protein has translation MKTEEVGAALLETWSVDEVAEAFGRNEIVLIDVRTPQEYMFEHIEGTLLMPMAFFKPEKLPGQGEKRIVFHCGSGARSERVARAAIAAGLARVAHMEGGFGAWKGSHKPYIGTNMATGGPTPIS, from the coding sequence ATGAAGACCGAGGAAGTGGGCGCCGCCCTGCTGGAGACGTGGTCCGTCGACGAGGTCGCCGAGGCCTTTGGTCGCAACGAGATCGTGCTGATCGACGTGCGCACGCCGCAGGAATACATGTTCGAGCACATCGAGGGCACGCTGCTGATGCCCATGGCCTTCTTCAAGCCCGAGAAGCTGCCGGGGCAGGGCGAGAAGCGGATCGTCTTCCACTGCGGTTCGGGCGCGCGTTCCGAGCGGGTCGCCCGCGCTGCCATCGCTGCCGGTCTCGCGCGAGTCGCGCATATGGAAGGCGGCTTCGGCGCGTGGAAGGGGAGCCACAAGCCCTACATCGGCACCAACATGGCCACCGGCGGCCCGACCCCGATCAGTTGA
- a CDS encoding FadR/GntR family transcriptional regulator yields MPFRPVQSEKLSSAVVRQIEELILRGILRPGERLPAERELSERLGVSRPSLREAVADLQDRGLLETRAGAGVFVTEVLGSAFSDALIQLFSKHDEAVFDYLSFRRDMEGLAAERAALQGTPSDLKVIEALFAKMEAAHMKRNPAEEARLDADFHLAIIEASHNVIMLHMMRSMYQLLREGVFYNRSIMFKQRTTREALLEQHRAINAALQARDPAGAKAAVQAHLGYVEAALIADRKAERDEDVARQRFDRVTGRS; encoded by the coding sequence ATGCCCTTCCGCCCCGTGCAGTCCGAGAAACTATCCAGCGCCGTGGTGCGGCAGATCGAAGAACTGATCCTGCGCGGCATCCTGCGCCCGGGCGAGCGCCTACCTGCCGAGCGCGAGCTGTCGGAACGGCTGGGCGTGTCGCGCCCAAGCCTGCGCGAGGCGGTGGCAGACCTGCAGGACCGCGGACTCTTGGAGACCCGGGCCGGGGCCGGTGTCTTCGTCACCGAGGTGCTCGGATCGGCCTTTTCCGACGCATTGATCCAGCTCTTTTCCAAACATGACGAAGCTGTGTTTGACTACCTCAGCTTCCGCCGGGACATGGAGGGTCTGGCGGCGGAGCGCGCGGCGCTGCAGGGGACGCCCTCGGATCTGAAGGTCATCGAGGCGCTCTTCGCAAAGATGGAAGCGGCGCATATGAAGCGCAACCCGGCCGAGGAAGCGCGGCTCGACGCCGACTTCCACCTCGCGATCATCGAGGCCAGCCACAACGTCATCATGCTGCACATGATGCGCTCGATGTATCAGCTGCTGCGCGAGGGGGTCTTCTACAACCGCTCGATCATGTTCAAGCAGCGCACCACCCGCGAGGCCCTGCTCGAGCAACACCGCGCCATCAACGCGGCGCTCCAGGCGCGCGACCCGGCGGGCGCAAAGGCGGCGGTGCAGGCACACCTCGGCTACGTCGAGGCGGCGCTGATCGCCGACCGCAAGGCCGAGCGCGACGAGGACGTGGCCCGGCAGCGCTTCGACCGGGTGACCGGGCGGAGTTGA
- a CDS encoding molybdenum cofactor biosynthesis protein MoaE, whose product MSIRVVVQEEPFDFGAEADTFAAGRTDMGAVVTFTGVVRDVSGTLETMEIEHYPGMTQKAIEAIAAEAEARWDLGEILVIHRYGRMGPGERIMMVATASKHRVHAFEAAEYLMDYLKSRAPFWKKESGSGGTSWVAAKDEDEDALSRW is encoded by the coding sequence CCGAGGCCGACACCTTCGCCGCGGGCCGCACCGACATGGGCGCCGTGGTGACCTTTACCGGCGTGGTGCGCGACGTCTCGGGCACGCTTGAGACGATGGAAATCGAGCACTACCCCGGCATGACCCAGAAGGCGATCGAGGCGATCGCCGCCGAGGCCGAGGCACGCTGGGATCTCGGCGAGATTCTGGTGATCCACCGCTACGGCCGCATGGGTCCGGGCGAGCGCATCATGATGGTCGCCACAGCCTCAAAGCATCGCGTCCATGCCTTCGAGGCCGCCGAGTACCTGATGGACTACCTCAAGTCCCGAGCGCCCTTCTGGAAGAAGGAAAGCGGCAGCGGCGGCACCTCCTGGGTGGCCGCCAAGGACGAGGACGAGGACGCGCTGTCGCGCTGGTGA